From Watersipora subatra chromosome 2, tzWatSuba1.1, whole genome shotgun sequence, one genomic window encodes:
- the LOC137387361 gene encoding uncharacterized protein isoform X2, with protein MSVGHAAWICLAVMVTRSMAVYYFQPVVYQICDLNFVNTTVPMGTHVEIHSPSWPAGYQGPYDCSLTLVLPEFSWIGFYTIDFMLEQPASGCRDKVTIRTDGKPESLQTHCGNITAHDLVFHDWSLDAEENVVIRFEAGQYLEGTTPEQRFDVQYTVADIIYPGVNHNRSKPVVLNDHGYIVSHNQYGSKDHHYDPFINSFFTLTELQPNTVVEIYFIAFQLHQSETCADKLTISGISAALNNNNPLELCGVRAHNTLYEVITIGNSITFHFKTDSLSSSQGFYIQYDVKGYWDPGAGYPPDSDIEQEKNKGTSPSSTSKSKKASSLSVNYVTGTTPRSSLSVNYVTGTTPRYQKQLSRDNNKVGFTDSTRSGPLPSPNEYLYEKEKGLHTNLPARYAVV; from the exons ATGAGTGTTGGACACGCTGCTTGGATATGCTTGGCTGTTATGGTTACTCGATCTATGGCAGTTTATTATTTTC AGCCAGTCGTATACCAGATATGTGATCTAAACTTCGTCAACACAACAGTACCTATGGGAACCCATGTAGAAATACACAGCCCTAGCTGGCCAGCGGGATATCAAGGACCATATGACTGCTCGCTTACTCTAGTGTTACCTGAATTCTCCTGGATTGGATTTTACACTATCGACTTTATGCTGGAGCAGCCGGCATCAGGCTGTAGAGATAAGGTGACAATCAGAACTGACGGCAAACCAGAGAGTTTACAAACTCATTGCGGGAATATCACAGCGCACGATTTAGTGTTTCATGATTGGTCACTCGATGCTGAAGAAAATGTAGTCATTCGATTTGAAGCTGGTCAATATTTAGAAGGAACTACCCCAGAGCAGAGATTTGATGTCCAATATACAG TTGCTGATATAATCTATCCAGGAGTCAACCATAACCGCAGCAAGCCTGTCGTGCTGAATGATCACGGGTATATCGTGAGCCACAACCAATACGGTTCAAAAGACCATCACTATGACCCCTTCATCAACTCATTTTTTACTCTTACGGAGCTGCAGCCAAATACAGTTGTAGAGATATATTTCATTGCCTTCCAGCTACATCAGAGTGAAACTTGTGCTGACAAGTTGACGATAAGTGGCATCAGCGCTGCCCTTAACAACAATAATCCGTTAGAGCTGTGTGGAGTCAGAGCCCACAATACCCTTTATGAAGTAATAACGATAGGAAATTCCATAACGTTTCATTTTAAAACGGATAGTTTGAGTAGTAGCCAAGGATTTTATATACAATACGATGTGAAAGGTTACTGGGATCCTGGTGCTGGTTACCCTCCAGATAGTGACATCGAACAGGAAAAGAATAAAGGCACTTCCCCTTCCT CCACTTCGAAGTCAAAGAAGGCAAGTTCTTTATCGGTGAATTATGTGACAGGCACTACCCCCAGAAGTTCTTTATCAGTGAATTATGTGACAGGCACTACCCCCAGATACCAGAA ACAGTTGTCTAGAGATAACAATAAAGTTGGTTTCACTGATTCAACACGAAGCGGTCCCCTGCCGTCTCCGAATGAATATTTGTATGAAAAGGAAAAAG
- the LOC137387361 gene encoding uncharacterized protein isoform X1, which yields MSVGHAAWICLAVMVTRSMAVYYFQPVVYQICDLNFVNTTVPMGTHVEIHSPSWPAGYQGPYDCSLTLVLPEFSWIGFYTIDFMLEQPASGCRDKVTIRTDGKPESLQTHCGNITAHDLVFHDWSLDAEENVVIRFEAGQYLEGTTPEQRFDVQYTVADIIYPGVNHNRSKPVVLNDHGYIVSHNQYGSKDHHYDPFINSFFTLTELQPNTVVEIYFIAFQLHQSETCADKLTISGISAALNNNNPLELCGVRAHNTLYEVITIGNSITFHFKTDSLSSSQGFYIQYDVKGYWDPGAGYPPDSDIEQEKNKGTSPSSTSKSKKASSLSVNYVTGTTPRSSLSVNYVTGTTPRYQKYLALGIGIIAGNCVIIFTLVIGIVCFIKRWKKGQLSRDNNKVGFTDSTRSGPLPSPNEYLYEKEKGLHTNLPARYAVV from the exons ATGAGTGTTGGACACGCTGCTTGGATATGCTTGGCTGTTATGGTTACTCGATCTATGGCAGTTTATTATTTTC AGCCAGTCGTATACCAGATATGTGATCTAAACTTCGTCAACACAACAGTACCTATGGGAACCCATGTAGAAATACACAGCCCTAGCTGGCCAGCGGGATATCAAGGACCATATGACTGCTCGCTTACTCTAGTGTTACCTGAATTCTCCTGGATTGGATTTTACACTATCGACTTTATGCTGGAGCAGCCGGCATCAGGCTGTAGAGATAAGGTGACAATCAGAACTGACGGCAAACCAGAGAGTTTACAAACTCATTGCGGGAATATCACAGCGCACGATTTAGTGTTTCATGATTGGTCACTCGATGCTGAAGAAAATGTAGTCATTCGATTTGAAGCTGGTCAATATTTAGAAGGAACTACCCCAGAGCAGAGATTTGATGTCCAATATACAG TTGCTGATATAATCTATCCAGGAGTCAACCATAACCGCAGCAAGCCTGTCGTGCTGAATGATCACGGGTATATCGTGAGCCACAACCAATACGGTTCAAAAGACCATCACTATGACCCCTTCATCAACTCATTTTTTACTCTTACGGAGCTGCAGCCAAATACAGTTGTAGAGATATATTTCATTGCCTTCCAGCTACATCAGAGTGAAACTTGTGCTGACAAGTTGACGATAAGTGGCATCAGCGCTGCCCTTAACAACAATAATCCGTTAGAGCTGTGTGGAGTCAGAGCCCACAATACCCTTTATGAAGTAATAACGATAGGAAATTCCATAACGTTTCATTTTAAAACGGATAGTTTGAGTAGTAGCCAAGGATTTTATATACAATACGATGTGAAAGGTTACTGGGATCCTGGTGCTGGTTACCCTCCAGATAGTGACATCGAACAGGAAAAGAATAAAGGCACTTCCCCTTCCT CCACTTCGAAGTCAAAGAAGGCAAGTTCTTTATCGGTGAATTATGTGACAGGCACTACCCCCAGAAGTTCTTTATCAGTGAATTATGTGACAGGCACTACCCCCAGATACCAGAAGTATTTAGCCCTTGGTATTGGAATCATTGCAGGAAATTGTGTAATTATTTTCACGCTCGTCATAGGTATTGTCTGCTTTATCAAGAGATGGAAGAAGGG ACAGTTGTCTAGAGATAACAATAAAGTTGGTTTCACTGATTCAACACGAAGCGGTCCCCTGCCGTCTCCGAATGAATATTTGTATGAAAAGGAAAAAG